From the genome of Labedella gwakjiensis:
GGACACGTTCCTCGCGATCTGGAACGCGGTCTCCGGCGCGTACGTCGCGCTCTTCCAGGGCTCGATCTACAACTTCCGCCGCGACGACTTCCTCACCGCGATCCGTCCGCTGACCGACACGCTGACCTACGCCGCACCGCTCATCGTCGCCGGTCTCGGCGTGGGGCTCGCCTTCCGCGTCGGGATGTTCAACATCGGTGGCCGCGGTCAGATGCTCATCGCCGCAGCGGCTGCCGGGTGGGTCGGCTTCTCCTTCGAGCTCCCGTGGGGCATCCACCTGATCGTCGCGGTCATCGCGGGAATCCTCGGCGGAGCGTTCTGGGGTGGCATCGTCGGCCTGCTGAAGGCCAGGACGGGTGCGCACGAGGTGATCCTCACCATCATGCTCAACTACGTGGCGTTCTACCTCGTGGCCTACATGCTGCGGACCCCCGGGCTCCTGCAGGCGCCAGGACAGGTGAACCCCAAGTCGCCGCCGATGCTCGAGACCGCGATCTTCCCGTCCCTCTTCGGGCCCGCGTACAAGCTGCACGCTGGCTTCATCCTCGTGATCCTCGCCACGATCTTCGTGTGGTGGCTCCTCAACCGGTCGAGCCTCGGCTTCCGCTTCCGCGCCGTCGGAGAGAACCCGAACGCGGCGCGCGTCGCGGGCATGGACGTGAAGAACATCTACGTCTACGCGATGCTCGTGTCCGGTGGCCTCCTCGGTCTCGCCGGAGTCATGCAGGTGCTCGGGACGGTGCCGACGGGCTTCAGCTCGGGCATCGATGCCGGGATCGGATTCGACGCGATCACGGTCGCCCTCCTCGGGCGCTCGCGACCGTGGGGCATCTTCGCCGCCGGCATCCTGTTCGGTGCGTTCAAGGCCGGCGGATACTCGATGCAGGCGTCACAGGGCGTCCCCGTCGACGTCGTCACGATCGTCCAGTCGC
Proteins encoded in this window:
- a CDS encoding ABC transporter permease, encoding MSAPESTTASTTPTSSTPTSTPEQPRANAILKEITGGNVLITVLAVFLALLIGGVLIALTNEDVQAAAGYFFSRPQDTFLAIWNAVSGAYVALFQGSIYNFRRDDFLTAIRPLTDTLTYAAPLIVAGLGVGLAFRVGMFNIGGRGQMLIAAAAAGWVGFSFELPWGIHLIVAVIAGILGGAFWGGIVGLLKARTGAHEVILTIMLNYVAFYLVAYMLRTPGLLQAPGQVNPKSPPMLETAIFPSLFGPAYKLHAGFILVILATIFVWWLLNRSSLGFRFRAVGENPNAARVAGMDVKNIYVYAMLVSGGLLGLAGVMQVLGTVPTGFSSGIDAGIGFDAITVALLGRSRPWGIFAAGILFGAFKAGGYSMQASQGVPVDVVTIVQSLIVLFIAAPPLVRAIFFLPDGTRRRRRTTPIVTKEVAAK